The Methanothrix sp. genome has a segment encoding these proteins:
- a CDS encoding tyrosine-type recombinase/integrase → MTIGTLEFETHLKGRGLSPHTIKAFTSDLKQLIEFAGGRDISEDLISDWFRFMKDKGLKNKSLARKATSISAYSRLFGLGWKIPRVRAEKKLPAALSEVEARAIIQAAGTTRDPERNSLIVELMLRCGLRSAELLSVRRRDIEFDGEMAYIRVAGKGSKERRVPVVHKHLITAIRRYTRGLDQDELLFPMSSRNLRKIVSRLGRIAGIEKRVHPHMLRHTAATIYLRRGANIETVRRVLGHESLATTQKYLALTDSDVARDISRASW, encoded by the coding sequence ATGACTATCGGAACTCTTGAGTTCGAGACCCATCTCAAAGGGAGGGGGCTGTCGCCTCACACAATAAAGGCGTTCACATCCGATCTCAAACAGCTCATCGAGTTCGCCGGCGGGAGGGATATCAGTGAAGACCTCATCTCTGATTGGTTCAGGTTCATGAAGGACAAAGGCCTGAAGAACAAGAGCCTGGCGAGAAAGGCGACGAGCATCTCAGCTTACTCGAGGTTGTTCGGGTTGGGCTGGAAGATACCGCGAGTGAGGGCTGAGAAGAAGCTGCCAGCCGCGTTATCCGAGGTCGAGGCCAGGGCGATCATCCAGGCTGCGGGTACCACCAGGGATCCCGAGAGGAACTCGCTCATCGTGGAGCTCATGCTCCGATGCGGGCTCAGGTCCGCAGAGCTGCTCTCGGTCCGGAGGCGTGACATCGAATTCGACGGCGAGATGGCCTACATCCGGGTTGCAGGCAAGGGCAGCAAGGAGCGGCGCGTGCCTGTGGTCCACAAGCACCTCATAACCGCTATAAGGAGATACACGCGCGGTCTGGACCAGGACGAGCTGCTATTCCCGATGAGCTCGAGGAACCTCCGGAAGATCGTATCCAGGCTGGGAAGGATTGCGGGTATCGAGAAACGGGTACATCCACATATGTTACGTCACACAGCTGCCACGATCTACCTGCGCAGGGGTGCGAATATAGAGACTGTGCGAAGGGTGCTCGGGCACGAGAGCCTCGCAACAACTCAGAAGTACCTCGCGCTCACTGACAGCGATGTTGCAAGGGACATCTCGAGGGCGTCGTGGTGA
- a CDS encoding tetratricopeptide repeat protein — protein sequence MLVSAAQCQQTAGDWIDKGADFYIQGKFEDALRCFDEAIRLKPDFAGAWNNKGAVLNDLGRHDEALECYNEAIRLNPDDADAWNNKGLALYYLGRYEEALECYNEAIRLKPDLAEAWNNKGLALYYLGRYEEALECFNEAIRLKPDDAEAWNNKGLALDALGRYEEALECFNESIRLDPDFAEAWNNKGNALAGLGRYDEALECYNESIRLKPDLAVAWNNKGYVLDALGRYEEALECCNESIRLKPDLAEAWNNKGLALGDLGRYEEALECLNEAIRLKPDYAVAWTNKGAALAELGRYDEALECFNESIRLKPDNAEAWYGKGLILETLGRDSEAAAAYQKARELGAMIRDR from the coding sequence ATGCTGGTATCAGCCGCCCAATGCCAGCAGACAGCAGGAGATTGGATCGACAAAGGTGCAGATTTTTATATTCAGGGCAAATTTGAAGACGCACTCAGGTGCTTTGATGAAGCCATCCGGCTGAAACCTGATTTTGCAGGGGCATGGAACAACAAAGGAGCTGTTCTCAATGACCTCGGCAGGCACGATGAGGCGTTAGAGTGCTACAACGAAGCCATCCGGCTGAACCCTGACGATGCAGATGCATGGAACAACAAAGGCCTCGCTCTCTATTACCTCGGCAGGTATGAAGAAGCGTTAGAATGCTACAACGAGGCTATCCGGCTGAAACCTGATTTAGCAGAGGCATGGAACAACAAAGGCCTCGCTCTCTATTACCTCGGCCGGTATGAAGAAGCGTTAGAATGCTTCAACGAAGCTATCAGGCTGAAACCTGATGATGCAGAGGCATGGAACAACAAAGGCCTTGCTCTCGATGCCCTTGGCAGGTACGAAGAAGCGTTAGAGTGCTTCAATGAATCCATCCGGCTGGATCCTGATTTTGCAGAGGCATGGAACAACAAAGGAAATGCTCTCGCTGGCCTCGGCAGGTACGATGAGGCGTTAGAGTGCTACAACGAATCCATCAGGCTGAAACCTGATTTAGCAGTGGCATGGAACAACAAAGGATATGTTCTCGATGCACTCGGCAGGTACGAGGAAGCATTAGAATGCTGCAACGAATCCATCAGGCTGAAACCTGATTTAGCAGAGGCATGGAACAACAAAGGCCTTGCTCTCGGTGACCTCGGCAGGTACGAAGAGGCGTTAGAATGCCTCAACGAAGCTATCAGGTTGAAACCTGATTATGCAGTGGCATGGACCAACAAAGGAGCTGCTCTCGCCGAACTCGGCAGGTACGATGAGGCGTTAGAATGCTTCAACGAATCCATCCGGCTGAAACCTGACAATGCAGAGGCATGGTATGGCAAAGGTCTTATTCTTGAGACTTTAGGAAGAGATTCAGAGGCTGCGGCAGCTTATCAGAAAGCACGGGAGCTGGGTGCAATGATCCGTGATCGATGA